TGATCGGCGCCGACTGGGGCTTTCTGCTCGACCCGCTGTCGTCGGTGATGATCCTCGTGGTGACCTTCGTCGGCTTCCTGATCCATGTCTACGCCACCGGCTACATGGCGCACGAGCACGGGCCGCATCACGGGGGCTATTACCGCTTTTTCGGGTACATGAATCTGTTCGTCTTTTTCATGCTCACGCTGGTGCTGGCGAACAACTACCCGCTGCTGTTCGTGGGCTGGGAAGGCGTGGGGCTGTGCTCGTACCTGCTGATCGGGTTCTACTTCCACAAGAAGAGCGCTTCGGACGCGGCGAACAAGGCGTTCATCGTGAACCGGATCGGCGACGCCGGCTTCATCCTCGGAATGTTTTTCCTGTGGACTCTGACCGGCTCGCTGCGGTTCACGGAGGTGAACGAAGCGCTCGGGTCGGCGCGGTTTGCAGCGGAAGCGGGCGTGTTCGGCGCGCTGAGCCTGACGGCGCTGCTGCTGTTTGTGGGCGCGACGGGCAAGAGCGCGCAGATCCCCCTGTTTGTGTGGCTGCCGGATGCGATGGAAGGCCCGACGCCGGTCAGCGCCCTGATCCACGCGGCGACGATGGTGACGGCGGGCGTCTACATGTGCGCGCGGTCCAACGCCCTGCTGGCGCTGACGCCGGAGACGTCGCACATCATCGCGGCGGTGGGTGCGGCGACGGCCATTCTGGCGGCGTCGATCGGGCTGGTGCAGAACGACATCAAGCGCGTGCTGGCCTACTCCACGGTCTCGCAGCTCGGCTACATGTTCGTCGCGGTGGGCGTGGGCGCCTACTGGGCGGCGATCTTCCACCTGTACACGCACGCGTTCTTCAAGGCTCTGCTGTTCCTCGGCGCGGGCAGCGTCATCCACGCGATGAGCGGCGAGCAGGACATGCGGCGGATGGGCGGGCTGAAGGACAGGATCCCGGTGACGTTCCGCACGATGTTCGTCGCGTCGCTCGCGATTGCGGGCATCCCGCCGCTGGCCGGCTTCTTCTCCAAGGACGAAATTCTGTGGCAGGCGTGGAGCAGCCCGCTCGGATCGAAAGTGCTGTGGGCTGTCGGCTGGGCTACGGCGGCGATGACCGCCTTCTACATGTGGCGGCTGATGTTCATGACGTTTTACGGAGAAGGGCGCATGGACGAGCATACGCGGCGCCACATTCACGAGTCGCCGCGTTCGATGACCGTGCCGCTCGCCGTGCTGGCCGCCGGCTCGGTGGTGGCGGGCTGGATCGGCATGCCGAAGGTCTTCGGCGAGAGCGGCTTCCAGCAGGCGTTCGAGCACTGGCTCGAGCCGGTGTTCGCGGCGGCGGCTCAGGCGGTGCACGGCGGGCATGAGGCGGCGCACCACGACACAGCAACGGAGTGGGCCCTGATGGGGCTGTCGATCGGCGCGGCGCTGGGCGGCATCCTGATCGCGCGCCACGTCTATCTGAAGCTGAAAGAGCACGAGCGGCCGTCGGGCGGTCCGCTGTATCCGGTGCTCTACAACAAGTGGTACGTGGACGAGATGTACAACGCGCTGTTCGTGAACGGATTGGCCAAAGGCGGCGGCGGCGCGATGGCGCGGTTCGACGCGGCGGTGGTGGACGGCGGCGTCAACGGCACGGCGTGGATGACGAGGCTCGCGTCGAAAATTTCCATCTGGTACGACACCTGGATCGTGGACGGGCTGGTGAATCTCGGGGCGTTCACGGTGCGGGCGCTCTCCTTCCCGGTCCGGTTTTTCCAGACGGGCTTCATCCATTCTTATGCGCTCATGTTTCTGGCAGGAGTGCTGGCCATCTTCGGCTACTACTGGTGGGTGCGGTGAGGGAGGCTTGCGGCGATGAGTGAGAATCTGCTTTCGATCGTCCTGTTCACGCCGCTGGCCGGGCTGCTGGTGCTGCTGTTCATCCCGCGCGAGAAGACGTCGCTGATCCGCTGGTGGGCGAACCTGGCGGCGGCGGCGGGCTTCCTCGTTTCGCTGCCGCTGCTGTTCCGTTTCGACCGGGCGGCGGAAGGCTATCAGTTTGTCGAGAAGCGCGAGTGGATCCCGTCGCTGGGCGTCAGCTACTTCATCGGCATCGACGGCATCAGCCTGCTGCTGGTGATGCTGACGACGGCGATGGGGCTCGTCGCCATCTTCTACTCGTGGGACGTCATCAAGACGCGCGAGAAGGAATACTACGCGATGTTCCTTCTGCAGCAGACGGGCATGATCGGCGTGTTCGTCTCGCTGGACTTCCTGCTGTTTTACATCTTCTGGGAGCTGGTGCTGGTGCCGATGTATTTCATCATCGGCGTCTGGGGCGGTCCGCGGAAGCTGTATGCAGCCATCAAATTCTTCCTCTACACGCTGGCGGGCGGCGTGTTGATGCTGCTCGGCATCCTGACGCTGTATTTCCAGTACGCGGGGCAGTACGGGCGCTACACGTTCGAGATCACGGAGCTGATGAGGCTGAACCTCCCGCTGGGGCTGCAGCAGTGGGTGTTCTGGGCGTTCTTCCTCGGCTTCGCGATCAAGGTGCCGATGTTCCCCTTCCATACGTGGCTGCCGGATGCGCATACCGAGGCGCCGACCGCCGGTTCCGTCATCCTGGCTGCCGTGCTGCTGAAGATGGGAACCTACGGCTTCATCCGGTTCTCGCTGCCGCTGCTGCCGCGGGCGAGCGCGGATCAGACGATCGTGACGGTGCTGATCGTGCTCTCGCTGATCGGAATTCTCTACGGCGCGCTCGTCAGCCTGATGCAGCAGGACTGGAAGAAGCTCGTGGCGTATTCCTCTGTCAGCCACCTCGGCTTCTGCACGCTGGGCATCTTTGCGCTGAATGAAGCCGGCATCTCGGGCTCCGTGATCCAGCAGCTCAACCACGGCATTTCCACGGGCATGCTCTTCCTGATCGTCGGCGTCATCTACGAGCGGCGGCATACGCGCATGATCGCCGAGTACGGCGGGCTGGCGCACGTGATGCCGAACTACGCCATCGTGTTCGCCTTCGCGATGCTTTCGAGCGCGGGGCTGCCTCTGCTGAACGGATTCGTGGGCGAGTTCACGATCCTGCAGGGCGCTTTCCAGGCCAACCGGTGGTGGGCGGCGCTGGCGGTGCCGGGCATCGTGTTCGGAGCGGCGTATCTGCTGTGGCTCTACCAGCGGACGATGCTCGGGGAAGTGACCAACGAAAAGAACAAAGGGCTGCCGGATCTGAACTGGCGCGAGTGGGCGGTCTTCGTGCCGCTGATGATCTGGGCGCTGTCGATCGGCGTGTATCCGAAGCCCTACTTCGACATTCTCGAAAAGCCGGTGGCGCAGATCGTGCACCGCGTGCACCAGACCTCGGCATCGGTGGCGCAGGCGGCTGACACGGCGCGGGAGGCGGTTTCGCGATGAGCCAGTACTACACGGCGACGGACCATTTCGTGCTCTTGCCGGCAATCCTGCTGGCGCTGTTCGGCTGCGCCACGCTGCTGTTCGATTTTCTGATCTTCCCGGAAGCGAAACAGCGGCGGTGGCTGCTCGTGTTTCTGGTGCTGGGCGAAGTGTTCGCCGGCGTGGCGTTCTGGCGGCAGCAGGCGTTCCTGCTCGAACACGGCGGCGAGCTGGTGGCGTTCCGCGGGGCGCTGGTGATCGACCACTACGCGCTGTTTTTCCACTGGCTGTTTCTCGCCGCGACGCTCATCACGGGGCTGATGAGCTACCGCTACCTGGAAGTGCGCGACGAGCACCACGGCGAGTATTACGGGCTGCTGATGCTGGCGCAGACCGGGATGTATTTCCTGGCGAGCGGAACGGAGCTGGTGACGCTGTTCGTCGGGCTGGAGACGATGGCGGTCACGTTCTACATCCTCGTCGGGTTCCTGCGGTCGGACAGGCGGTCGAACGAGGCGGCGCTGAAATACCTGATCCTCGGATCGCTGAGCACGGGATTTCTGGTGTACGGTTTTTCGGTGCTGTACGGAATTTCGGGCTCGACGCGGCTGACCGAAATCGCTGCGGCGGTGGCGGCGCGCGATGCATGGGATCCGGTGCTCGTGCTGGCCATCGGCACGGCTGGCGCGGGGCTGCTGTTCAAGATCTCGGCCGCGCCCTTCCATATGTGGGCGCCGGACGCGTATGAGGGCGCGCCCACAATGATCACGGGGTTCCTCGCGACAGCGTCCAAGGCGGCGTCGTTCGCGCTGCTGCTACGGCTCTTCGTGGGTCCGCTTGGGCCGGCGCGCGAGAGCTGGGAGCCGCTGCTGGCGGCGGCGGCAGTGCTCTCGATGACCGTCGGCAATCTCGCGGCGGTGACGCAGACGAACACGAAGCGGCTGCTGGCCTACAGCTCGATCAGCCATGCGGGCTACATCCTGCTCGGCCTGATCGCCGGCTCGCCGACGGGACTGAAAGGCGTGCTCGTGTACCTGCTGGTCTACACGTTCATGACGCTCGGGGCGTTCCTGGTGCTGACGTCTCTGGCGCGGCAGGGCATCGCGGGCGACGACATCAACGACCTGCGCGGGCTGATGAAGCGGGCGCCGGGCCATGCGCTGTGGATGCTCGTGTTCATGGTGTCGCTGGCCGGCATTCCGCCGACCGCCGGATTCGTGGGCAAGTTTTTCATCTTCTGGGCGCTGATCGAAACCGGCCACTACACGCTGGCCGTGATCGGCGCGGTCTACGT
This DNA window, taken from Bryobacteraceae bacterium, encodes the following:
- the nuoN1 gene encoding NADH-quinone oxidoreductase subunit N, which produces MSQYYTATDHFVLLPAILLALFGCATLLFDFLIFPEAKQRRWLLVFLVLGEVFAGVAFWRQQAFLLEHGGELVAFRGALVIDHYALFFHWLFLAATLITGLMSYRYLEVRDEHHGEYYGLLMLAQTGMYFLASGTELVTLFVGLETMAVTFYILVGFLRSDRRSNEAALKYLILGSLSTGFLVYGFSVLYGISGSTRLTEIAAAVAARDAWDPVLVLAIGTAGAGLLFKISAAPFHMWAPDAYEGAPTMITGFLATASKAASFALLLRLFVGPLGPARESWEPLLAAAAVLSMTVGNLAAVTQTNTKRLLAYSSISHAGYILLGLIAGSPTGLKGVLVYLLVYTFMTLGAFLVLTSLARQGIAGDDINDLRGLMKRAPGHALWMLVFMVSLAGIPPTAGFVGKFFIFWALIETGHYTLAVIGAVYVVVAIYYYFRIVKAVFVEPEEAEAGPLTVSFGTRVGLAVTGVLTLALGVYPEPVLRLAQMSISR
- the nuoL-1 gene encoding NADH-quinone oxidoreductase subunit L, whose protein sequence is MNFLDLIWLIPLIPLGGAAVMLFIGRRLSMAAIRAIGPGTVGLSLLLSLGAVAQLAGLEKKSHEVILYKWLPLIGADWGFLLDPLSSVMILVVTFVGFLIHVYATGYMAHEHGPHHGGYYRFFGYMNLFVFFMLTLVLANNYPLLFVGWEGVGLCSYLLIGFYFHKKSASDAANKAFIVNRIGDAGFILGMFFLWTLTGSLRFTEVNEALGSARFAAEAGVFGALSLTALLLFVGATGKSAQIPLFVWLPDAMEGPTPVSALIHAATMVTAGVYMCARSNALLALTPETSHIIAAVGAATAILAASIGLVQNDIKRVLAYSTVSQLGYMFVAVGVGAYWAAIFHLYTHAFFKALLFLGAGSVIHAMSGEQDMRRMGGLKDRIPVTFRTMFVASLAIAGIPPLAGFFSKDEILWQAWSSPLGSKVLWAVGWATAAMTAFYMWRLMFMTFYGEGRMDEHTRRHIHESPRSMTVPLAVLAAGSVVAGWIGMPKVFGESGFQQAFEHWLEPVFAAAAQAVHGGHEAAHHDTATEWALMGLSIGAALGGILIARHVYLKLKEHERPSGGPLYPVLYNKWYVDEMYNALFVNGLAKGGGGAMARFDAAVVDGGVNGTAWMTRLASKISIWYDTWIVDGLVNLGAFTVRALSFPVRFFQTGFIHSYALMFLAGVLAIFGYYWWVR
- the nuoM-1 gene encoding NADH:ubiquinone oxidoreductase subunit M; its protein translation is MSENLLSIVLFTPLAGLLVLLFIPREKTSLIRWWANLAAAAGFLVSLPLLFRFDRAAEGYQFVEKREWIPSLGVSYFIGIDGISLLLVMLTTAMGLVAIFYSWDVIKTREKEYYAMFLLQQTGMIGVFVSLDFLLFYIFWELVLVPMYFIIGVWGGPRKLYAAIKFFLYTLAGGVLMLLGILTLYFQYAGQYGRYTFEITELMRLNLPLGLQQWVFWAFFLGFAIKVPMFPFHTWLPDAHTEAPTAGSVILAAVLLKMGTYGFIRFSLPLLPRASADQTIVTVLIVLSLIGILYGALVSLMQQDWKKLVAYSSVSHLGFCTLGIFALNEAGISGSVIQQLNHGISTGMLFLIVGVIYERRHTRMIAEYGGLAHVMPNYAIVFAFAMLSSAGLPLLNGFVGEFTILQGAFQANRWWAALAVPGIVFGAAYLLWLYQRTMLGEVTNEKNKGLPDLNWREWAVFVPLMIWALSIGVYPKPYFDILEKPVAQIVHRVHQTSASVAQAADTAREAVSR